The following nucleotide sequence is from uncultured Draconibacterium sp..
TGCAGAAATAAAAACCGGACAAAAAGTATTGATCAATGGAGCATCCGGTAGTCTTGGTACGGCAGCCGTTCAGCTGGCCCGTAATTTTGGCGCCGAAGTAACCGGGGTTTGCAGCTCGCGAAATGTAGGTTTGGTAAAATCGCTTGGGGCCGATCATGTAATCGATTATACCCGCGAAGATTTTACAACCGGTAACATTAAATACGACCTTGTTTTTGATACCGTTGGAAAAAGTTCTTACTCAAAAAGTAAAAACATTCTTAGTGAATCGGGAAAATATGTGTCACCGGTATTAAAATTTTCGTTGCTGATGCAAATGTTTTGGACCTCCGTATTTAGTAAAAAGAAAGCCATGTTTGGAGCAACTGGATTACTTTCGGAGAGCGAACTTCGCAATTTAATTTCCCAGCTAACAAACTTTTTCTCCGAGGGCCAATTAAAAACGGTTATCGACCGGCAGTACCCACTCGATAAAGTTAGCGAAGCACACCGCTATGTTGCTTCAGGACACAAGAAAGGTAATGTAGTAATTATTGTCGATCCTAAAAATACTTAAGCCAATCTTGCCATAAAGTCCAGATTAAGTTTCAGAAAGGGCGAATGAAATAGACCGCTTCCTCCATGTGGTATAAACGATTAGCTTGATTTTGAGGAGGTTCGCAATATTCGGTTTTAATGTATTGATGATTGATTACAAGTGCGATTGAATCTTGATGATTGAATCGCCTAACCCATTAGAACTTGCTTTTAGTGTAATGTCTCCGGCCTGGTCTGTACTTCTTACCACAACCATGGCACGCCCTTTAAATGCTTTTCTCGAAGTGGCCACGTAAGGATCAGTATCTTTGATATCGCTGTTTGCAACTGCGATTATGGTACCTGGTCCTTCAATCTCAAAGTGCAGCCGGTTTGCAGCGTTAGGATCAAGTTGTCCATTGGCGTCGGTCATTTCAACGGTTATAAACGAAAGGTCTTGTCCGTCGGCATCAATCTCCGTACGATCGGCAGTTAGTTTAATAACGGAAGCATTGTCAGCAGTTGTTAAAATAGTTGACTCCATTTCCTTGTCGCCACTCACTCCAGCGGCTTTAATTGTGCCGGTTTCATAGGGAAGGGTAAATAGTGCTTTAAACTCTTCATTCCTGCCGGTTGCTTTTTCTCCAATCAATTTATTGTTACAGTACAGTCGCACTTTTTCATATTTCGAGTAAATCTCCACTTCAATCTCGTTTCCTTCGTGGCCCGGCCATGTCCAGCTTTCCCAGGTAGGCCAGGTTCCCCACATGGTTGTAATAATTTTCGAACCTTCTTTTTCCGGCTCGCGAACAGCCATATACAACTTTTCCGTATCGTTATACAACAAATTGCGGTAATGCGAAATCGGTTTTCTCCAGCCGGTCAAATCAATATCGCCACAATAGGCTGCATGCCATGGGTAAAGATCACGGTGCCAGTGTTCGCCCGGAACATCACCTTCGTAATACCAGCGCCCGATGCCCGATTCACCCAGGTAATCGATGGCTGTCCACACAAAATCACCAATGATGTATGGATTTTTATCTACCAGATCCCAGCAAAAGAAAGCATCTTTCGGGTACGATTCTGATTGATAGATAATACGCGAGGGAACTCGTTTGTGATCCGCTTTCGCTTCGTGCAGCTGGTAATTGTAGCCACAAACATCGTGTTCGGCCATTAGCGGATCAAAGATTTCCCAGCCCTGCCCCCATGTTGTCATTGCCGATGTTACGGGGCGCGTTGTATCAATTTCTTTCACGGCAGCTGCCAATTTTCGTGCAGTTTCTACAGCTTCAGGTTTTGTGCGTTCGATGATCTCGTTACCGATGCTCCACATAATAATCGATGGATGGTTTTTATCGCGTTTCACCATAACCTGAACATCAGTCTTCCACCACTTGTCAAACAGGGTAGAATAGTCGTGTTTCAGTGGGGTGAATGCCGATTTCATTTCGCGCCAGCCATCAAAAGCTTCATCAATAACGAGCAGACCTAAACGGTCGCAGGCGTCAAGAAATGCCTCCGATGGGATGTTATGCGATGTTCTTACCGCATTAAAGCCGGCTTCTTTTAGCAATTCAACCTTACGCTCTTCGGCACGGTCGAATGCTGCAGCGCCAAGGCAACCGTTGTCGTGATGTACACAGCCACCATTTAAAAGAACTTTCTCGCCGTTAAGCAAGAATCCATTTTCTGCACTGAATTCAATGCTGCGGATTCCAAAAGTATTCTCTGTTTTATCAATGGTCTGCTCACCTTTTTTCAGACTGATAGTTGCATTGTATAAATTTGGTGTTTCAGGTGTCCAAAGTGCCGGATTTTCCACAATAATGTTCTGCAAAATTTCCTTTTCAGAATTTGGTAATAACTCCACTTTTATTTCGCTGCTGCCCGCAGTATTTTGTACCTTATCAGCTATTTGTGTTGAAAGCGTAATTTCCTGCGGCGACGATGTTTCGTTCTTCAAAGTGGTTTTAATTTCAACGGTAGCTTCCTGTTTGCTGATAGTTGGAGTGGAAATGGAAACGCCCCACTGAGCAATGTGCACAGGGTCGGTTACGATCATTGATACATGACGATAAATTCCTGAACCACTATACCAGCGGCAGTTCTTTTGCTGCGAATTATCTATACGCACAGCGATTGTGTTTTCTCCGCCAATATTCAGATGAGGAGTGAGGTCGTAATAAAACGATGAGTAACCATAAGGATAAACGCCCAGCGAATGACCGTTAATAAAAACTTCGGAATTCATGTAAACACCTTCAAAATAGATGCTCACCTTTTTATTGCTCCAGCTGGTTGGTACAGTAAACTGTTTTCGGTACCAGGCAATTCCGGTTGGCAAATAGGCGCCATCGTTACCTGCCGGGTTCGATGGATCAAAATCGCCTTCAATACTCCAGTCGTGCGGGAGGTTGAGTGTACGCCACGATGCATCATCAAATTTCGGATCTGCAGCCTGAGAAAGGTCTCCTAATTTAAATTTCCACTGCATGTCGAAATTTTGTGAACGCTCAGTAGTTTTCTCCTCTGTATTTGTACATGCAAATAGCAGAAGAACCAGAATAAAGGTGATGAATGATTTCATAGGTTTCAGATAATTATGCTTCGCAACTTTCAGAACTGGCTGAATTAATTCAAGGCAATATAGAATATTCCCCAATTACTTAGGCATCAAACTGTAAAAAGTCATAAGAAAAATCAGGAGAGCAGAATCCTTATAACAGCTTGTACAGAAACTTATATTATTCTAAGAATTTGTGTGTTGACTAATTAAAGCGTGATCTGACCTGTGCATCATCTTTTATCGAAGTCAGTACATGCTTAAAGATGTTTGGCAAACTCTTTAATCCAGCTTTTTAATGTTTCGCTTATTTCCGGGTCTTTCAAACCAAACTCAAGGTTGGTTTTCAGGAAACCCATTTTATCGCCAATATCGTAGCGTTTTCCGTCGAACTTTAAGCCGAACATCGGGTGTGCTTTTACCATATCGCGCATGGCGTCGGTCAGTTGAATTTCGTTGTTTTTACCGGGAGTGGTGTTTTCCAGGTAATCGAAAATCTCAGGTGTAAATATGTAACGACTTGCGATGGCCAGGTTTGATGGAGCCTCTTCTGGCGAAGGTTTTTCGATCCATCCGTTTGCTTTATAAACATCGTCAGAAATAGGAGTTCCGTCAAGAATTCCATAGCGGCTTACCATTTCAGGTTCCACTTCTTCCATAGCCACAACCGAACCGCCGTGTTCATTGTACACATCAATCAGTTGTTTGGTAATGGGGCCTTGTCCCTGAACCAGTGTGTCGCCCAGAAGTACGGCAAACGGTTCGTTGCCCACGTGGTATTTTGCGTGAAGTATGGCATCGCCCAATCCGTTCATTTCTTTTTGCCACACAAAATGAATGTTGGCCAGGTTGGAAATGCCTTTTAGTTTTTCCAGCATTTCGTAATTTCCTTTTCTTTCCAGCGATTCTTCAATAATCGGATTCCTGTCGAAATGTTCTTCAATGGCACGTTTCCCTTTTCCGATGATCATCAGAATATCGGTTATCCCGCTGGCAACCGCCTCTTCAACTACATATTGAATAACAGGCGTATCGATAATCGGGATCATTTCTTTAGGTTGCGATTTTGTGGCCGGCAAAAAACGGGTTCCGTAACCTGCTGCCGGTATAACTGCTTTTTTTATCATGTTCTAATTGTTGACAATATTGGGTTTTATAACTTCAATTCCTTTTCTGCTCAGGGTGTTATGCAAGTTGTTAAACATTGTTCTGTCGGTGTAAGTGCCAATAATCGCACCTCCCGAACCTGTGAATTTTGCACTGGCACCAACCGAGCGGGCCAGTTCTACCATTTCAATGTTTCCTTTCGAGATATTGATCGTTTTCCGTCGCAGATCAAAATTCTCGTTTATCAGGTCGTGCATGCTTTGGTAGTCGTTGTTACCTAATGCAACCTTAAAATCCTCGGTAATTTGTCCCCAGCGCAGCATGGCCTGCAACACTCTCGGGTCGCCAATTTCAAAACGAGCTTTCAGGTTGTTATGCACCACTTCGGTTCCTTCCGACAGGTTTTTTCGGTAAGCAATATAAAAATGCGGAAAGTTTTTGGCGTCGAGTTCCTGGTATTCGCCGTAACCACGGCTTTCCATCAGGTCGCGGTCGAAATCCATACAAACCGGACATTCATAAGCCTGCGCCACACGATCCTGTAAACCGGCAGCAATCCCCAATTCTTCCGTTTCAACAGAGAGGACAAGGTTGGCAAAAACCGGTTTCGGAATTTTAACTTCATAAAACATACACAGCGCCCGTAAACAGGCCGTAATAATGGCACTCGACCCGGCCAGCCCTAAACGAAACGGGATGTTCGATTTATAACGAATGGTAAAATTCCGGTCGTCGAGTTTAATGTTGTTGGCGGCACAATACTCATAAAATATCTTGATCATGGCTTTCAACAAACGCATTCCTCCGTAGTAACCGGCCAGGTTTACATCTTCAACCAGTTCCTTAATGCTGTTAAAATTTGTACCATCCAGCCGCTCGGGTAAAATTTGTAGCTCGGGTGTTTCGTAAAGTTGCACGCGCGCCTCGAAATTGGAAAACAGGAAAGCGATCGTTTTACCAAAATAGCCGTCGGAGGGATTGCCAATAACGGCAGCTCTGGGGTATGAATATGTTTCGAATATCATTCAGGTTATTTTTGCAGGTAAAACTAACACTTTTTTATTTTTTGCCGAATTACCCCGCTAGCGAAATGGCAAATGCGGGTTTTGTATCACTGGCAGGGAAGAACTTTCAGTCATCTATCCGGCCTGTTGCTAATTTTTCTATATTTATAAGCGTGTTGAGACAGAAATAAAACAACTAACTAAACCATATTACTATGAATCAAAAAAGATTTTATATTTCCATTTTCAAAACAATTCTTTACAGTGTGGTGCTGTTTGTATTGTTTAGCGCCTGTACCCAGACAGAACAGCCCAAAGAACAACCCAAACCACGCGTGGTAATTACCTGTGATCCGGAACTGGACGACAATAACTCACTGATTCGTTTTCTGTTGTACAGTGCCGATTTTGATGTGGAAGGTCTGGTTTATGCCAGTAGTCAGTACCATTGGAAAGGCGACGGGAAAGGAACAAAGTGGTTTGTTGACGGGCGCGAATATACCCGCTTCGGGTTGGACTACGGCCCGATGGAACGCTGGCGTTGGTCGGATGACGAACGTTTTATTCACGATGCTGTGGATGCCTATGAAAAAGCTTATCCCAACCTGAAAGTACACGACCCGGATTACCCGACGCCCGAATACCTGAAATCAAAAATCCGCTGGGGAAACATCGAATTCGACGGCGATATTTCAAAAGATACAGAAGGTTCGGAGCTGATAAAATCGTTGATGATGGACGATATTCCGGGACCGCTGTTTATAACCGCGTGGGGTGGGGCAAGTACCATTTCAAGAGCGCTGAAATCAATTGAGGATGCCTATAAAAATACGTCGGAATGGGAGGCCATAAAACAAAAAGTGTCGGATAAGGTAAAGCTGAGTTTATCGGGCGACCAGGACGATACTTATGCCAATTATATTCAACCCAACTGGCCCGGTATCGAGGCGCTACAGTATGGTGGCGTAAATGTTGGTCTGGGCTACAATGCGCAGGCAAGTGCAAAGCCCGGGTATGCTTTTTATTACACGCCGGAGTGGGTGGAAGCCAACATCTCTGTCAAAGGGCCGCTCGGCGAAATTTACCGCGTGTGGGGCGATGGCAAACAGATGGTAAAAGACGATATTTTCGACTTTTTTGGTTTTTCGGAATACACCGCCGATGAATTGCGTGAAATGGGATACATTGTTTGGTGCCCCATTCAGGAGAAAGGCGCTTTTTTGGGGGAAGGCGATACGCATACTTTCCTGAATTTTATTGACAACGGATTACGTGCCTATGAAGATCCGGCTTATGGCGGATGGAGTGGCCGGAAAATAGAAACGCCCATATCATTTACTATGCAGGGCGATTCCATTTCGTGGTCGGCGTTAAACAGAAGAGCGCCCGAAACCGATTTCCCGGAGTTCTTCCCGGCAGTTCAGAACGGTTTGGCGGCCCGTTTTCAGTGGGCAGTAACTTCGGATTATAATGCAGCCAACCACGAGCCGGTAATCGATGCACCGCTCAGCATTGCGGCAAAACCCGGCGAAACGGTGAAGTTAACGGCCGAAGTTTCCGATCCTGACGGAGATGAGGTTTCGCTGAACTGGATGAAATTTAATGTGGGCTATAAAGGCGCTGTTGAAATTGAAAATCCACAGTCGGCAGCGGCATCAATTGTTGTTCCCGACGACATCGAACCGGGGCAAACCATTCATCTTATCCTTGAAGCCGTTGATAACGGGAAGCCGGCATTAACGCATTACCAACGGGTAATTGTAACTATCGAGGAATAATACGGATTAGTGCTTCTTCCGCTGCAAAAATCTGTTTTGTACCTATGTCGTTTTCCTGACAGCCAGTTAAAACGTATTTGATTGGTTGCCCACTTAGTTAATGCCCATCTAAAAAGCGTTTGGTACCAGCAACTCCGACCTGTTCATCGGAGAAAACGCCTTTGAAACCAACTTTAGTCACCTGTGGGCGTGAAAAAACGTGTTTTAAACCGACTTCAGTTACCTGTGGGTGCGATAAAATACGTTTGAAAGCGTCAACAGGTGCTGGGGACGTAAAAAAATGCATTTGAAACCGGTTTCTGTTAGCTGGGGACGTAAAAAAACGCGTTTGAAATCAACTTCGGTCACCTGTGGGAGGTTTAAAATCAGTTAGTTAGCTGTTTGTGTGAGAGTGTTGAGTATTGGAAAGCCGCGTGTGGTAAGTCTTTGGGGCTAAAGCCCGCTTTCGAGGGCTATGCTTAGCCCCGGCATTAATGCCGGGGTTAGTGATACTGATGACAAACAGGGCTTTAGCCCTTAAAGCTGTTTTACCCATTCTTTTTAATCAATTCATCATTTCATATTGTTTTGTTTAACAGGAATATTAACTTTAATGCATTAAAAACCATAACCGTTGAATGCTCTCTTAGCTATAAGATTTTTACAAAAGGTTGGGTTATACACCCAAAATGGTGTTATAACCCAAAGTGATATAAGAAAAGTAACCCAATGTTTTGGGTTATACGTACGTTGTGGGTAACCCTAAAAAAAACCAAAGACCATGAATAGATTAAACAGATTTATGAAGAGGAACATAAAAGGAGTATTATTGGTAAGTCTCATTCTCTTATTTTTTATCTCTAATGGACAGGATAAAATGTACGAAGTCAACGTAGGAACTAGTAGTTTTGATGCATTTTCGTTAAGATACAAATTCGGAAACGAAAATAGGCTGTTCAGGATTTCTACTACACATTTGAGTTACCAGAATAGGGACTTGAACGGTTCAGAGGAACAAAAGAAGTACATGAGCCTTGGGCTAATGATGGGAATGGAATTCCCGAAGTGGGCAGTAAAAAGAACAGTCGAATATTATTATGGTTTTGAGTTTGGCGGGGAATTTTCCAGAGCTTTTGAAGTAGATGAGAACCATTATACCTTTCGTGTTAATCCCGTTTTAGGAGTTTCATACTACTTTAACAAGGTACTTAAATTGGGAGTGGAAGTCTCGCACGGTCTCTATTATCAATTAGATGATTATTCAGAAAATACTACAGTGAAAAATTATGGTTTTAATATATCAAATGGTTTTGCCGAGATTCTTCTCGGCTTCAGGTTTTGATGATATTCGATAGCCATAGGTTGCCTTTATTAAATTAAAGTTTAGCATGATAATCAAAAGCCAACACATAACAATTTGTCATATGGCAGGCAGGGTTTTCAGCGGTCTAACACTCCCGATTGCATCGGGCCACCCGTTAACTTATAATTGACCTTAACAAACAATAATAAAACGGATGCGAAAAGGAAATAGAAATCTTTGGGCTTTGGGAGTTTTATTGGGTTCGATACTGGCTTATACCGGTTGGACCGGATTTGAAACTCGAACCTTGTTTATGGGTAAAACCGGCGAGATTTCCGGAAAAGTAATCGATGTATTTCCAAATGACGAAGTACAGAGTTACAGTCGCAAAATAAAATATATTTACGCAGTAGGAGACAACTTTTATGTTGACTTTAAAAAGCTCGGAACAAAAGATGCAAAGCAGGAAATTGGGAATGATTTGAAACTGATTTATTCGCTTAAAAATCCGGAAAGACATAAAGTCAAAACACTCGCTTCAAATTATGACAATTCGTTCGGGAAAAAATATTATGCCACCGGCAACGATGGTTATATGGAGCTGCACCTGATTAACGGAGTGTTCAAATACAAAGGATTTGCACAAGGAGGTAAAATGATTCATGACTTTGTTGGAGAATATGAAATCATCAACGACTCCATAAAATTCAAAAATTATGTATTCGGGAGTGACAGCACGTATAAAAACAGACCAGAAGTATTTGTGGTTTCACCGGACAATGACCGGGAATTAGTCGATTTAACCACCAAACGGACTTTTAAAAGAATTTAGTTGTTGTGATTGAACGATTGGTGTGAATATGCCCGGCTGCTGCGCGATTCTATCGCGTTCCTTTTTTGATGAAAAATAACCATGCCCGACAAATTCAGAAATAAATATCGTATTTCGTCTGCCCGGTTGCAAAATTGGGATTATGGCCGTAATGCGGCGTATTTTGTTACCATTTGCACGAAAAACCGCGAACATTATTTTGGCGACGTTGTGGATGGGAAAATGCAATTATCGGCAATTGGTAAATTGGCCGAAACCGAATGGTTAAAAACATTTGATTTGCGCCCTGATATGAATTTAACCATGGGTGAATACGTTATTATGCCGAATCATTTTCATGCCATAATTATAATTGGTAAAAATGAATATAATACCGATGACGGCCCCTGTGGGGATGGCCATGTAGATACGCAATGCATTGCGTATCTACCACCAACGTCACAACCATCACAACCGCCGCCGGCCAACCAATTTGGTCCGCAACGTAAAAATTTGGCATCAATAATACGTGGTTTCAAAATTGGGGTAACAACACGTGCCCGAAAAATCAATCCCCATTTTGCCTGGCAATCGCGGTATCACGATCATATCATCCGAAACAATGATTCGTTTGAACTTATCTGTAATTATATCCTTTCAAATCCCGAAAATTGGGATGTGGATCGCCATAAAACCGATTAATAATCACGATGAAATAATGACCCCTCCAATAGCGCCGATTTATAATCCGTGCCCCGGTTGTTATTGTTACTATTTCCGTTAATTTTATACCTGTTTATTACACTAACTAAATCAGCTAAAACAAATCAAAATGAAAATCAAATTTGATATTCAGCATGTTTTACCGCTCTTGATATTATTTGTGTCAGCATTTGCTTGCACGGCACCACAGCCGGAGGAGAGCCGGCAAAAGCCAAATATCATTGTAATTTTTGCCGACGATATGGGCTATGGCGATGTAGGGGTTTTTGGCCATCCTACCATTAAAACGCCTCACCTCGACCGACTGGCTTACGAAGGGCAAAAGTGGACCAACTTTTATGTGGCAGCACCGGTATGCACACCATCGCGCGCGGGCTTACTCACCGGTCGTTTACCCATACGCTCCGGAATGTGCAGCGATACCGGAAGCCGGGTGTTGTTCCCCGAATCAACGGGAGGACTTCCTGAAAGCGAAATTACCATTGCCTCGGCCTTAAAAAAAGCAGATTATTCAACCGCCATTATCGGGAAATGGCACCTGGGGCATTTACTGCCTTTCGATCCCAATTCGCATGGTTTCGATTACTATTTTGGAATTCCGTACAGCAACGATATGGACCAGACATTACCGGAAGGGGTATCGTATATTGAAGCGTGCTCGAATCCGAAAGACGGCTATTTTAACGTGCCTTTAAAACGCAACCGCGAAACCATTGAGCAACCTGCCAACCAGCATACCATTACGCAACGTTATACCGAGGAAGCGTTAAAATACATCGCCGAACATAAAGACGGACCGTTTTTTCTGTATATGGCTCACTCCATGCCTCATGTGCCGCTTTACCCGTCGGAAGATTTTAAAGGCAAAAGCCTGAGAGGAACGTACGGCGATGTGATTGAAGAAATTGACTGGAGCGTGGGAAAGGTGATCGATGCCTTGAAAGAAAATGGTTTGGATGACAACACGCTGGTGGTGTTTACCTCTGACAATGGCCCCTGGCTGATGTTCAACGAAAATGGCGGCAGTGCCGGTTTGTTGCGTGGCGGAAAAGGCGGAACGTATGAAGGCGGAATGCGGGAGCCAACTGTTTTCTGGGGACCGGGAATGGTTGATCAGGGAGTGATTACCGGACTGGGTACGACCATGGATCTGCTTCCAACGTTCTGTAGTATGGCCGGTGTGGAACTTCCAAACGACCGCGTTTACGATGGTTACGATATTTCTTCGGTGATTTCGGAGAAGGGCGAATCGCCGCGTAACGAAGTGATTTATTACAGGGGGCAACAGGTGTATGCGGTACGAAAAGGAGCCTACAAAGCCCATTTTATCACCCAACCGGCATACGGTGGAGGAGGTCCCACTGAAAGGGAAATCCCGGAATTGTATAACCTGAATGTTGATCCGTCGGAGAAATACAACATTGCGGAACAACACCCTGATGTAATAAGAGAACTAACGGAACTGATGGAAGCACATAAAAAGACGGTGGTTCCGGTTGAAGATCAGTTGGTAAAACGTTAGGCGTTTTGCAACGCTCTCTGTTCTTTTGAACAAGGCGAGTATCATTCAAGGGAATCAAGTTTGAAACAGAACCATTAAAACTAAACCATAATGACAAAATTAAAATCGATGAAAGCCACGCTGATTATTCTGCTGTTTGCACTGCTGCAGAGTATGAATGTTTGGGCACAGCAAGACCGCCCCAATATTTTGTGGATTACCAGCGAGGATAACAGTCCATATTTAGGCTGCTACGGCGATGCCTTTGCCACCACGCCAACGTTGGATAAACTGGCTGATGAAGGTTTCCGCTATACCAATGCGTATGCCAATTGTCCGGTTTGTGCTCCGGCGCGGAATACGATTATTACCGGGGTTTATGCGGCCTCGAACGGAAATGAACAGATGCGAAGCACCTATCCGAAATCGGAAACCGTAATTCCCTATCCCGAGCTGTTACGAAAAGCCGGTTATTACTGCACCAACAACGTAAAAACCGACTATAACTTTGCCGGCGATTACAACAGCATGTGGGATGAGTGCAGCAGAACAGCACACTGGAAAAACACGCCGGACGGAAAACCATTCTTTGCCATCTTTAACCTGCTGACCACGCACGAGAGTCAGTTGTTTCCTTTTATTCCTGATGAGGAGCTGAGGCATAAACCGGAAGATGTGGTTTTACCGCCGTATCATCCCGATACCGAAGAGATGCGTCACGACTGGGCACAGTATTACGACAAGGTGCAGGATATGGATGCGCAGGTTGGCGATTTGCTAAAAGAGCTGGAAGAAAGCGGTCTGGCCGATAATACCATTGTTTTTTATTATGCCGATCATGGCGGTGTGCTGGCACGCAGCAAAAGGTATATTTTCCAAACCGGAACATGGGTGCCGTTTATCGTTCGCATTCCTGAAAAATACAAACAATTTTTCCCTGCTGAAAAACCGGGCGACGCTGTTGATCGCAACATTAGTTTTGTTGACCTTGCGCCAACCTTGCTAAGTATTATAGGCGAGGAGAAACCGGATTACATGCAGGGCAACGCTTTTCTTGGAAACGCGGTTGAGCCGGAACCTGAATATGTTCATCTTACCCGTGCCCGGATGGACGAACGTGTTGATATGAGCCGTGCGGTGCGTGATAAAAAGTACCGTTACATTCGTAACTACATGCCGTTTCGCATTTATATGCAGCACCTGGCTTATTTGTTTAATGCACGTTCTGCGCAATCGTGGGAAGATTATTACCTGGCCGGAAAATGTAACGATGTGCAAAGTATCGCATTTCAAACCAAACCGGTTGAAGAGCTTTACGATACCGAAAACGATCCGTATGAACTGAATAACCTTGCCGATGATCCGGCATACAAAGAGGTGCTGGAGCGTATGCGAGAAGAGAATTCCCGCTGGATGAAAGAGATTAGGGATGTTGTGTTGATTCCTGAAACAGAATACACAGAAAGGGCAGGAGACGGGGCGATGTATGATTACATGCGATCGGCAGC
It contains:
- a CDS encoding NAD(P)-dependent alcohol dehydrogenase — encoded protein: MKKTMKAIVATAYGGPEVLKLQNVPKPQIKTNEVLVKVVATTSTAADGMMRTGKPYFGRLMTGLFKPKHAIPGTGFAGYIVETGLEVKKFHLGTRVFGETTLGMSANAEFVAVPEDGVILPMPDNMTYTEAATYGDGHVTSLNFLKEIAEIKTGQKVLINGASGSLGTAAVQLARNFGAEVTGVCSSRNVGLVKSLGADHVIDYTREDFTTGNIKYDLVFDTVGKSSYSKSKNILSESGKYVSPVLKFSLLMQMFWTSVFSKKKAMFGATGLLSESELRNLISQLTNFFSEGQLKTVIDRQYPLDKVSEAHRYVASGHKKGNVVIIVDPKNT
- a CDS encoding sugar-binding domain-containing protein, with protein sequence MKSFITFILVLLLFACTNTEEKTTERSQNFDMQWKFKLGDLSQAADPKFDDASWRTLNLPHDWSIEGDFDPSNPAGNDGAYLPTGIAWYRKQFTVPTSWSNKKVSIYFEGVYMNSEVFINGHSLGVYPYGYSSFYYDLTPHLNIGGENTIAVRIDNSQQKNCRWYSGSGIYRHVSMIVTDPVHIAQWGVSISTPTISKQEATVEIKTTLKNETSSPQEITLSTQIADKVQNTAGSSEIKVELLPNSEKEILQNIIVENPALWTPETPNLYNATISLKKGEQTIDKTENTFGIRSIEFSAENGFLLNGEKVLLNGGCVHHDNGCLGAAAFDRAEERKVELLKEAGFNAVRTSHNIPSEAFLDACDRLGLLVIDEAFDGWREMKSAFTPLKHDYSTLFDKWWKTDVQVMVKRDKNHPSIIMWSIGNEIIERTKPEAVETARKLAAAVKEIDTTRPVTSAMTTWGQGWEIFDPLMAEHDVCGYNYQLHEAKADHKRVPSRIIYQSESYPKDAFFCWDLVDKNPYIIGDFVWTAIDYLGESGIGRWYYEGDVPGEHWHRDLYPWHAAYCGDIDLTGWRKPISHYRNLLYNDTEKLYMAVREPEKEGSKIITTMWGTWPTWESWTWPGHEGNEIEVEIYSKYEKVRLYCNNKLIGEKATGRNEEFKALFTLPYETGTIKAAGVSGDKEMESTILTTADNASVIKLTADRTEIDADGQDLSFITVEMTDANGQLDPNAANRLHFEIEGPGTIIAVANSDIKDTDPYVATSRKAFKGRAMVVVRSTDQAGDITLKASSNGLGDSIIKIQSHL
- the galU gene encoding UTP--glucose-1-phosphate uridylyltransferase GalU, producing MIKKAVIPAAGYGTRFLPATKSQPKEMIPIIDTPVIQYVVEEAVASGITDILMIIGKGKRAIEEHFDRNPIIEESLERKGNYEMLEKLKGISNLANIHFVWQKEMNGLGDAILHAKYHVGNEPFAVLLGDTLVQGQGPITKQLIDVYNEHGGSVVAMEEVEPEMVSRYGILDGTPISDDVYKANGWIEKPSPEEAPSNLAIASRYIFTPEIFDYLENTTPGKNNEIQLTDAMRDMVKAHPMFGLKFDGKRYDIGDKMGFLKTNLEFGLKDPEISETLKSWIKEFAKHL
- a CDS encoding nucleoside hydrolase-like domain-containing protein is translated as MNQKRFYISIFKTILYSVVLFVLFSACTQTEQPKEQPKPRVVITCDPELDDNNSLIRFLLYSADFDVEGLVYASSQYHWKGDGKGTKWFVDGREYTRFGLDYGPMERWRWSDDERFIHDAVDAYEKAYPNLKVHDPDYPTPEYLKSKIRWGNIEFDGDISKDTEGSELIKSLMMDDIPGPLFITAWGGASTISRALKSIEDAYKNTSEWEAIKQKVSDKVKLSLSGDQDDTYANYIQPNWPGIEALQYGGVNVGLGYNAQASAKPGYAFYYTPEWVEANISVKGPLGEIYRVWGDGKQMVKDDIFDFFGFSEYTADELREMGYIVWCPIQEKGAFLGEGDTHTFLNFIDNGLRAYEDPAYGGWSGRKIETPISFTMQGDSISWSALNRRAPETDFPEFFPAVQNGLAARFQWAVTSDYNAANHEPVIDAPLSIAAKPGETVKLTAEVSDPDGDEVSLNWMKFNVGYKGAVEIENPQSAAASIVVPDDIEPGQTIHLILEAVDNGKPALTHYQRVIVTIEE
- a CDS encoding transposase — encoded protein: MPDKFRNKYRISSARLQNWDYGRNAAYFVTICTKNREHYFGDVVDGKMQLSAIGKLAETEWLKTFDLRPDMNLTMGEYVIMPNHFHAIIIIGKNEYNTDDGPCGDGHVDTQCIAYLPPTSQPSQPPPANQFGPQRKNLASIIRGFKIGVTTRARKINPHFAWQSRYHDHIIRNNDSFELICNYILSNPENWDVDRHKTD
- a CDS encoding sulfatase, which gives rise to MKIKFDIQHVLPLLILFVSAFACTAPQPEESRQKPNIIVIFADDMGYGDVGVFGHPTIKTPHLDRLAYEGQKWTNFYVAAPVCTPSRAGLLTGRLPIRSGMCSDTGSRVLFPESTGGLPESEITIASALKKADYSTAIIGKWHLGHLLPFDPNSHGFDYYFGIPYSNDMDQTLPEGVSYIEACSNPKDGYFNVPLKRNRETIEQPANQHTITQRYTEEALKYIAEHKDGPFFLYMAHSMPHVPLYPSEDFKGKSLRGTYGDVIEEIDWSVGKVIDALKENGLDDNTLVVFTSDNGPWLMFNENGGSAGLLRGGKGGTYEGGMREPTVFWGPGMVDQGVITGLGTTMDLLPTFCSMAGVELPNDRVYDGYDISSVISEKGESPRNEVIYYRGQQVYAVRKGAYKAHFITQPAYGGGGPTEREIPELYNLNVDPSEKYNIAEQHPDVIRELTELMEAHKKTVVPVEDQLVKR